GTGCTGATAAAATTGACGTTGACTATAAAGATACAGAGCTTTTAAAGAGATACATATCTGAACGAGGAAAAATATTGCCTAGAAGAATAACAGGGGCATGCGCAAAGCATCAAAGAAAGCTTGCCACAGCAATTAAAAAAGCTCGTATACTGGCTCTACTACCCTTTACCTTAAGAAAGTAAATTAATATTTCTATATTAGCTTTGGATAAGAACAAACCATGAGCAACATTCAACAACTGATCGACATCAGCTTTGCCTCACAAGATATGATGAAAACCCTTGGTGCAAAATTAGCTATGGTGGCGGATGGTGAGGTGCATATTGGGTTGCCCTTTTCCAAGCATCTTATACAACAGCATGGTTTCCTACATGCCGGCGCCATTACTAGCATAGTTGATAGCGCCTGTGGCTACGCAGCTCTAACGAAACTACCAAAGGGCTATGAGGTATTGACCGTTGAGTTCAAGATAAATTTTCTAAAACCTGCGCTGGGTAAACGATTCTTAGCAGTAGGGAAGGTGCAGAATACGGGAAAGTCCCTCACA
The genomic region above belongs to Deferribacterota bacterium and contains:
- the rpsR gene encoding 30S ribosomal protein S18, whose protein sequence is MELRKPFPKKRECRLCADKIDVDYKDTELLKRYISERGKILPRRITGACAKHQRKLATAIKKARILALLPFTLRK
- a CDS encoding PaaI family thioesterase, giving the protein MSNIQQLIDISFASQDMMKTLGAKLAMVADGEVHIGLPFSKHLIQQHGFLHAGAITSIVDSACGYAALTKLPKGYEVLTVEFKINFLKPALGKRFLAVGKVQNTGKSLTVCTGEVRAFSVNESSYNVVALMQATIANIQDNKK